The proteins below are encoded in one region of Epinephelus lanceolatus isolate andai-2023 chromosome 7, ASM4190304v1, whole genome shotgun sequence:
- the tmtops3a gene encoding teleost multiple tissue opsin 3a, which produces MVVHIHGCNFSTTDSSLSGSSLSSTVASTLRDSPASHSPGGLSRTGHTVVAVCLGFILVAGILNNFFALLIFAKFRSLWTPINVILLNISVSDILVCVFGTPFSFAASLHGRWLIGEYGCKWYGFANSLFGIVSLVSLSVLSYERYTTVLQSSQVDISDFRKAWLCVGGSWLYSLLWTLPPFLGWSSYGPEGPGTTCSVQWHLRSPTSISYVLCLFIFCLLLPLLLMVYSYGRILVAIRRAGRINLLAAQRREQHILMMVLSMVSCYMVCWMPYGIMALMATFGSTGLVTPMASVVPSILAKFSTVVNPVIYMFFNNQFYGCFVAFIKCSGEPSTVQGEEPKTLRMQFSGFHRQSSLNSSPHQTPSGYRSAALCSRHNNHHTLVVHYTP; this is translated from the exons atGGTCGTCCACATACACGGTTGCaatttcagcaccacagacagctcTCTCTCCGGCTCCAGCCTCAGTAGCACCGTCGCCTCCACCCTGCGAGACTCCCCGGCGTCCCACAGCCCCGGCGGGCTGAGCCGGACCGGACACACGGTGGTGGCGGTATGCCTCGGCTTCATCTTAGTGGCGGGGATCCTCAACAACTTTTTCGCTCTGCTCATCTTCGCAAAGTTTCGCTCCCTGTGGACGCCCATCAATGTCATCCTGTTGAACATCAGTGTGAGCGACATCCTCGTGTGCGTCTTCGGCACACCCTTCAGTTTCGCTGCGAGTCTGCACGGCAGGTGGCTCATTGGAGAGTACGGCTGCAAGTGGTACGGGTTCGCCAATTCCCTCTTTG GGATTGTGTCCCTGGTGTCCTTGTCTGTCCTCTCCTATGAGCGctacaccaccgtgctgcaATCCTCCCAGGTCGACATCTCAGACTTCAGGAAGGCCTGGCTCTGCGTCGGTGGCTCCTGGCTCTACTCTCTCCTCTGGACCTTGCCGCCCTTCCTGGGATGGAGCAGCTACGGGCCCGAGGGACCCGGTACCACGTGCTCCGTCCAGTGGCACCTCCGTTCACCCACCAGCATCTCATACGTGTTGTGTCTCTTCATCttctgcctgctgctgccccTTCTGCTCATGGTCTACTCTTATGGCCGAATCCTGGTGGCGATCAGGAGG GCGGGTAGGATCAATCTGCTGGCAGCTCAGCGCAGAGAGCAGCACATTTTGATGATGGTGTTGTCCATGGTGTCCTGCTACATGGTGTGTTGGATGCCCTACGGCATCATGGCGCTGATGGCCACCTTCGGAAGCACGGGACTGGTCACTCCCATGGCTAGCGTGGTGCCCTCCATCCTGGCCAAGTTCAGCACTGTCGTCAACCCCGTCATCTACATGTTCTTCAACAACCAG TTTTATGGATGCTTTGTGGCCTTCATAAAGTGCAGCGGGGAACCCTCAACTGTTCAAGGAGAGGAGCCAAAAACTCTGAGGATGCAGTTCTCTGGTTTCCACAGGCAAAGCAGCCTCAACTCTTCACCCCATCAGACCCCCAGCGGCTACAGAAGCGCCGCCCTCTGCAGCCGGCACAATAACCACCACACTCTGGTCGTCCACTACACCCCGTGA
- the cd40lg gene encoding CD40 ligand, which translates to MINTYQTSLAPPPVPPRLGRSHQVLIPAPLSGHSKSLIRFLVGAVLLQLFLSVGGFILLYHNDQMLLSPEKKEAKAAALMSDKQETSAKVLARMFVKRPQTPDQKSKSGYLQWDWDHSTLRNTRPFIKSWLTILQSGDYYVYSRVTFSKGDPKVPLATRVMLRKSESDKEEKVLMQAYCSLDSSGENASISHPCTATQGEVVTLEEGNQLGVWIQGLSLVDFEERATTFGMYKL; encoded by the exons ATGATCAACACTTACCAGACCAGCCTGGCTCCACCGCCAGTGCCTCCGCGCCTCGGCAGGTCCCACCAGGTCCTAATCCCAGCTCCGCTTTCAGGCCACAGCAAGTCTCTCATCCGTTTTTTGGTCGGTGCAGTGTTGCTGCAATTATTTCTGTCAGTCGGAGGATTCATCCTTCTGTACCACAATGACCAAATG CTTCTTTCACCTgagaaaaaagaagcaaaag CTGCTGCCCTCATGTCAGATAAGCAGGAAACTTCTGCCAAAGTTTTGGCACGCATGTTTGTCAAGCGACCACAGACACCAGATCAGAAATCTAAAT CTGGTTATCTCCAGTGGGACTGGGACCACTCAACTCTTAGGAACACCAGGCCCTTCATCAAGAGCTGGCTGACTATCCTGCAGTCAGGTGACTACTACGTCTACTCCAGGGTGACCTTCTCCAAGGGCGACCCTAAGGTCCCACTGGCCACCAGGGTGATGCTGAGGAAGAGTGAGTCAGACAAGGAGGAGAAGGTTTTGATGCAGGCCTACTGCAGCCTGGACAGCAGCGGTGAAAATGCATCAATCTCTCACCCGTGCACAGCCACACAGGGAGAGGTGGTCACACTGGAGGAAGGAAATCAGCTCGGTGTCTGGATACAAGGCCTTTCACTGGTGGACTTTGAGGAAAGAGCCACAACCTTTGGGATGTACAAACTGTAG